The following coding sequences are from one Methanooceanicella nereidis window:
- a CDS encoding COG1470 family protein: MKRINVLIILLIIGSLLMASFPAYANTYNPSKPEVYLQESFDGHQSWAIYPYPGGSSSPINTATEYFLVAPGTSIYRKVIIHNALPYNSSFTISVTGIDPSWVKISSANGVTSVITSALYYPLHYPSINTHQGYASIVITPPEGTPSGNYSFNVEVRSTVDPNYYDRFNSAQILRVGYPGTPSPTPTPTVTATPTPTPLPTPTPTPTPVPTLTPTPTATPLPPQDGYSVDTVQRWAKYDGYFGLIGGVLIKPGTSVEQGIYFRNTGTYTDSYNVYIEGIPAEWCKLTLFGTGTLSPDQGCYGNVIITPATGGTYDFAVKVISNSYPGVFDTAQYTMYVEQTGTPTVTPVPTSTPTPTPTATPTPTPTPSPTPTPTPTPTPTTDPSERIIDGGFESGSLAGWTLTGGDNYKKDKIVVETDRFYSGTRGIGSTTELYSRMGYIVPYINNRYSFSYYFYVDPAYSGSIWGGVTAKAGDINDLTSMRCIGYNHKTDNIGRFECQFYDSAGLHFAAIGPAPVTKGWYKGVITYQNGRTKYEIWDTSGRLIGSYDISDTSYVPQAAILNIASTGYYADDVSYKTG; this comes from the coding sequence ATGAAAAGGATAAATGTCTTGATAATCTTATTGATCATCGGATCATTGCTGATGGCTTCTTTTCCGGCGTATGCCAACACTTATAATCCGAGCAAGCCGGAAGTATATTTACAGGAATCGTTTGACGGGCATCAGAGCTGGGCTATCTATCCCTATCCGGGCGGATCTTCCTCTCCCATAAACACGGCGACAGAATATTTTTTGGTCGCTCCGGGGACATCGATCTACAGGAAAGTGATAATACATAATGCGCTGCCATATAACAGCTCTTTCACGATCTCGGTCACAGGGATAGACCCGTCATGGGTCAAGATCAGCTCGGCGAACGGGGTCACTTCTGTCATAACATCCGCTCTTTACTACCCGCTTCATTATCCTTCGATCAATACTCATCAAGGATATGCGAGCATAGTCATCACCCCTCCCGAGGGGACGCCTTCGGGCAATTACTCGTTTAACGTGGAAGTACGTTCCACCGTGGATCCGAATTATTATGACAGGTTTAACAGTGCCCAGATCTTAAGGGTCGGATATCCCGGTACCCCATCGCCGACACCAACACCGACCGTCACGGCCACTCCAACCCCTACACCTCTGCCTACACCGACTCCAACCCCTACCCCAGTGCCTACTCTAACGCCTACTCCGACTGCGACACCTCTCCCGCCTCAGGATGGCTATAGCGTAGATACGGTACAAAGATGGGCGAAGTATGACGGATACTTTGGCCTTATCGGCGGGGTCCTGATAAAGCCCGGCACAAGTGTCGAGCAGGGAATATACTTTAGAAACACAGGAACGTACACGGATTCTTATAATGTCTACATCGAAGGTATACCTGCCGAATGGTGTAAACTAACGTTATTCGGCACAGGAACTCTGTCTCCCGATCAGGGCTGCTATGGTAATGTGATAATAACTCCGGCCACCGGCGGAACATATGACTTCGCCGTAAAGGTGATATCTAACTCTTATCCCGGGGTTTTCGACACGGCGCAATATACAATGTATGTAGAGCAAACAGGCACGCCTACCGTGACACCTGTCCCAACGTCCACACCTACACCTACTCCGACGGCCACTCCTACTCCAACTCCTACTCCGTCGCCAACTCCGACGCCAACTCCGACGCCAACTCCGACGACAGATCCGTCCGAGCGAATAATAGATGGCGGATTTGAGAGCGGGTCCCTTGCAGGCTGGACATTGACCGGCGGCGATAATTACAAGAAGGATAAGATCGTGGTGGAGACCGATCGTTTCTATTCGGGAACACGGGGAATAGGTAGTACGACCGAACTATATTCAAGGATGGGATATATAGTTCCTTATATTAACAACCGGTACTCTTTTAGCTACTACTTCTATGTCGATCCGGCATATTCTGGAAGCATATGGGGAGGCGTGACCGCTAAGGCAGGCGATATAAACGATCTCACGTCTATGAGATGCATCGGTTATAACCATAAGACCGACAATATCGGACGGTTCGAGTGCCAGTTTTATGATTCCGCCGGCTTGCATTTTGCCGCTATAGGTCCTGCCCCGGTGACAAAAGGGTGGTATAAAGGCGTAATAACTTATCAAAATGGCAGAACGAAATACGAAATATGGGACACGTCAGGCAGGCTTATCGGTAGCTATGACATATCTGACACTTCATACGTCCCGCAGGCGGCCATTTTGAACATCGCTTCCACCGGTTACTATGCAGACGATGTCAGCTATAAGACTGGCTAG
- the ahaH gene encoding ATP synthase archaeal subunit H, whose translation MSRAEILTQLKTAEEEAKQRIVRSEEEARQIVANAKKESSTIVESAKSKAAADAQDKIKKASGEIDAEANALRAEGEKSASALKASAKGNVGAATNYLMKEFEGYIDVRASKNG comes from the coding sequence ATGTCCAGGGCAGAAATATTGACGCAGTTAAAAACCGCCGAGGAAGAGGCTAAGCAGCGTATTGTCAGGTCCGAGGAAGAGGCCAGGCAGATCGTCGCCAACGCCAAAAAGGAGTCCTCGACTATCGTTGAATCAGCCAAAAGCAAAGCTGCGGCTGACGCACAGGACAAGATAAAGAAAGCCTCCGGGGAGATCGATGCTGAAGCCAACGCATTACGCGCAGAAGGCGAAAAGAGCGCATCCGCGCTAAAGGCATCCGCTAAAGGCAACGTCGGAGCCGCTACCAATTATCTTATGAAAGAGTTTGAGGGGTACATAGATGTTAGAGCCTCAAAGAATGGATAA
- a CDS encoding DHHA1 domain-containing protein has translation MKSIIFTHSDSDGICSGALALAANRDSPVFFTNAVAILSDIEQARGFDRVIICDIAINIPVSKKLKAKIDEISEESEVIYIDHHPLPEGFDAPWLISDVTASASELTFYHFKNDLDPNMSRVALYGAIGDYRDNTDRVCDLVSDWDKRSLYYQAGTLSQGMEVGRRDYDFKRDIVRLLSVNTLPSEIPVLAKNAIISARKENELRVMVERDVIRMKNFSYMLNPNGCMSKAAIYARVYGRTTVGLAAEYREHKDVYDISVRAKCCPVDKPNINLNLIISRLTENYGGSGGGHPLAAGGRVPASAFKEFLLELDSAVGEALGNK, from the coding sequence ATGAAGTCTATCATTTTTACACATTCCGATAGCGACGGCATTTGCAGCGGGGCGTTAGCGCTGGCCGCAAACAGGGACTCTCCCGTATTTTTCACCAACGCAGTGGCCATACTCTCGGACATTGAACAGGCGAGGGGCTTTGACCGTGTCATAATATGCGACATCGCAATTAACATCCCTGTAAGCAAGAAGCTAAAAGCGAAGATAGATGAGATCAGCGAAGAGTCCGAAGTAATATATATCGACCACCATCCTCTTCCTGAAGGTTTTGATGCCCCATGGCTGATCAGCGATGTGACTGCAAGTGCGTCGGAGCTCACCTTTTATCATTTCAAGAATGACCTCGACCCTAACATGAGCAGGGTGGCACTTTACGGCGCAATAGGCGACTACAGGGATAATACGGACAGGGTTTGCGACCTTGTTTCGGACTGGGACAAAAGAAGCCTGTATTATCAGGCAGGCACGCTTTCGCAGGGCATGGAAGTGGGGAGAAGGGACTACGACTTCAAGAGGGACATAGTAAGGCTGTTATCAGTGAATACGCTGCCTTCGGAGATCCCGGTGCTGGCGAAGAACGCCATCATATCCGCAAGAAAAGAGAATGAGCTGCGTGTCATGGTGGAGCGTGACGTGATCCGCATGAAAAACTTCTCCTACATGCTTAACCCTAACGGCTGCATGTCAAAGGCGGCCATATACGCCCGCGTATACGGCAGGACAACGGTCGGCCTGGCGGCAGAGTATCGTGAGCACAAGGACGTATACGATATCAGTGTCCGCGCAAAATGCTGTCCGGTGGATAAGCCTAACATTAACCTTAACCTCATAATCAGCCGGCTGACGGAGAACTACGGCGGCTCAGGCGGCGGACATCCGCTCGCAGCGGGCGGCAGGGTCCCGGCAAGCGCATTCAAGGAATTCCTTCTGGAACTTGATTCGGCGGTAGGCGAAGCGTTGGGAAACAAATAA
- a CDS encoding DUF5350 domain-containing protein, translated as MGKTGSIEWVQIRGRKGQMRLVPKGDSQANKPGPGQRYDSRGFVRRVLSRTKKNVLGVKSKSKK; from the coding sequence ATGGGAAAGACCGGAAGCATTGAATGGGTCCAGATCAGGGGCAGAAAAGGTCAGATGAGGCTCGTACCCAAGGGCGACTCTCAAGCCAACAAGCCCGGACCGGGCCAGAGATATGACTCCAGGGGTTTCGTTCGTCGCGTCCTCTCAAGGACAAAGAAGAACGTACTTGGCGTCAAGTCCAAATCGAAGAAATAA
- a CDS encoding translation initiation factor IF-2 subunit gamma, which produces MSQPVINIGMVGHVDHGKTTLVSALSGVWTDTHSEELKRGISIRLGYADCTFYKCKNCDEPECYSSGKKCAACGSEDMEELRTVSFVDSPGHETLMATMLSGAAIMDGAVLVIAANETCPQPQTKEHLMALDIIGIKNVVIAQNKIDIVSREDAIKHYNQIKEFVKGTVAENAPIVPISAQQNINIDVLIKTIEEKIPTPKHDLDKPGIMQVARSFDVNRPGTPPQKLNGGVLGGTLSQGTFKIKDDIEIRPGRKVEFEGKTTWEPISTTVTRLVYGGDVVEEATPGGLLAAGTKLDPAMTKSDALAGQVAGKPGFLPPVWHKFVMKTQLLERVVGVSDESAIKPIATSEPLMLTIGTSTTIGVVSSARKGEAEVKLKRPVCAEVGSRIAISRRIGARWRLIGVGVLTS; this is translated from the coding sequence TTGTCGCAACCTGTCATTAATATTGGTATGGTGGGCCACGTCGACCATGGTAAGACCACCCTGGTAAGCGCTCTGTCGGGCGTGTGGACTGACACGCACAGCGAAGAGTTAAAAAGGGGCATATCAATAAGGCTTGGTTATGCCGATTGTACTTTTTATAAATGTAAGAACTGTGATGAGCCGGAATGCTATTCATCTGGCAAAAAATGCGCCGCATGCGGCTCTGAAGATATGGAGGAGTTAAGGACAGTATCATTCGTCGACTCGCCGGGTCACGAGACACTGATGGCCACCATGCTCTCGGGAGCGGCCATAATGGACGGCGCAGTGCTGGTCATAGCTGCGAACGAGACGTGCCCGCAGCCGCAGACAAAAGAGCATCTCATGGCTCTTGATATCATTGGCATTAAAAATGTAGTTATAGCCCAGAATAAGATCGACATAGTATCCCGCGAAGATGCGATCAAGCACTATAACCAGATCAAGGAATTCGTAAAGGGCACAGTCGCGGAAAACGCCCCTATAGTGCCCATATCGGCACAGCAGAACATTAACATAGATGTGCTCATCAAGACCATCGAAGAAAAGATACCGACGCCGAAACATGACCTTGACAAGCCGGGCATAATGCAGGTAGCCAGGTCATTTGACGTCAACAGGCCGGGAACTCCGCCGCAAAAGCTTAACGGAGGAGTCTTAGGCGGTACCCTGTCCCAGGGCACTTTCAAGATAAAGGACGACATAGAGATAAGGCCCGGAAGGAAGGTCGAGTTCGAAGGTAAGACCACCTGGGAGCCGATCAGTACCACCGTCACAAGGCTGGTCTATGGCGGTGACGTAGTAGAGGAAGCCACCCCCGGCGGCCTTTTAGCCGCGGGGACCAAGCTTGATCCCGCTATGACCAAGAGCGATGCGCTGGCGGGACAGGTCGCTGGCAAACCCGGGTTTTTGCCCCCCGTATGGCATAAGTTCGTCATGAAGACTCAGCTTCTCGAGCGTGTCGTCGGAGTCAGCGACGAGTCCGCTATAAAGCCGATAGCCACGAGCGAGCCTTTAATGCTCACAATTGGTACTTCCACCACCATCGGTGTCGTCTCAAGCGCGAGAA